tatatacacactttgtacacacacacacacacacacacacacacacacacacacgcacacacacacacacactataaactctctctctctctcctggcaggaggtgtgtgtgtgtgtgtgtgtgtgtgtgtgtgtgtgtgtatgtatgtgtatgtgtgtgtgtgtgtgtgtgtgtgtgtgtgtgtgtgtgtgtgtgtgtgtgtgtgtacgcgcaacATGGCGGCGAGAGCGAATGCCACACCACTCTGAAGCACACACCCGTCGTGACTGCCGGCGATAACGCAGGGAAGTGAAAACTAGCTTTTTAGTAAGGAAGTGATCAGAGTCATATTCGTAATGTGCATCATTACTACCTTgctgtaatgtattacattggaccctatgattctgatcagtccctactgattgctatgacatttgcttccatcactatttggatttgtaatgctgccttcttggtgagatccaaataaaagtactaaactgtcaCCTGGTATTctcctggcaggtgtgtgtgtgtgtgtgtgtgtgtgtgtgtttgtgtgagagacctGGTAGTCTCCtggcaggtgagtgtgtgtgtgtgtgtgtgagtgtgtgtgacctggTAGTCTCCtggcaggtgtgagtgtgtgtgtgtgtgtgtgtgtgagtgagtgtgagtgtgagtgtgagtgtgtgtgacctggtagtctcctggcaggtgtgtgtgtgtgtgtgtgtgtgtgtgtgtgtgtcacctggtattctcctggcaggtgtgtgtgtgtgtgtgtgtgtgtgtgtgtgtgtgtgtgtgtgtgtgtgtgtgtgtgtgtgtgtgagtgtgtgtgtgtgtgtgtgttacctggtagtCTGCCGGCCGCTAGTGAGTCTCCTGGCAGGTGTCCGTTCACCCCATTGGTCGGCAGGTTGCTCATGTGACCCAGCATTCCGGAACGCATCTCCAAGTCAGTAGGGTACGGCCTCCGCgggtcacctacacacacacacacacacacacacttgtacattactgcctttgtgaggaccttccattgactccaatGCGTTTTACTAGCATTCAAAACAaatgaatgctaaactgtgccctgaccaGAACAACTcctgaccctaacctgtcagttaacccattttagcctaagcccttttgggaAACGGTGCCTTCTCACTATTAAActctaaatatctcagtctcagaagcacacaaagacattaaatgagttgcatttaaaagctagaaccttcattttgtaccagaatgtgttctttcagctctaacattcccatatttttaataaaacagctcaaatctcaagaacctgaatgcagctaAAAACGTCATAAAATTGTGAAATACTGTAGCGACCAGGGgacagtttaattctaactcaccagaaataaaaccccattcattttcaatgggggttcatttctggtgagttagaattaaactggtgagttaacaccaaaacgtagcatggatatctacgggtatattgaagagtgaagtgtgggacaccaggtcaacaaacaagaacagctgacagcaaagcatcaaggatatctgggcttccataactcccatgcactgtttctgccattgacttcaatgttaaacgcatcatggccgttattaagacagataAGAGTCCtaaagtattgaacattgcatgttatgtagaaagtaccaaatttcaactgatttaatgtgacccgaattttgatgaagaaaaatgtgattttattacaatattctaatgatgcgaattccccaattcatgggttttttgagctggaaggccaacgtatataaaaagacagaatgtaatgattggaatagttaaaaaactgggccatgaatctacaatccatgacagtttaacattattggtggaattatggaaataaatcaactttttcatgctattctaataaaaaggcctggagctgtatgcacccacacacacacacacacacacacacacacacacgacatggtaCCTGGTAGCCAGTTGAGAGGGGCGCAGACTGCgttatggatacacacacacacacacacacacacacacacacacacacacacacacacacacacacacgtaattgaTACCCAGAGGGCTGTGTACCTGGTAGCCAGTTGAGAGGGGCGCAGACGGCgttatggatacacacacacacacacacacacacacacacacacacacacacacacacacacacacacacacacacacacacacacacacacacacacacacacgacatggtaCCTGGTAGCCAGTTGAGAGGGGCGCAGACGGCGTTACTGGCACTGATCCGGTGAGCGTATTTGATGATCTCTTCAGACGAGATgctgcctaaacacacacacacacacacacattatacatacattttatacacacacacacacacacacatatatattatacacacattttatatacacacattatagaaacacattacacacacacacatatattatacacacagacatatttattatacacagacacacacacacacacacacatatatattacacacacacacacacacacacacacacacacacacacacacacacacacacactatagaaacacattacacacagagacagacagacagacatatatgaacacacacacacacatacatacatacatatatatatatatatatatacagtattatacacacatgatacacacacacacacacacacacacacacacacacacacacacacacacacacacacacacacacacacacattatacacacacacattatagaaacacattatacacacagacacacacacacattagacatacATTTCAGAtggcaacatatacagtataacacaggCCTACCCATTATGCATTTCTCACCTGGCAACatatataacataggcctacccattatgcATTTCTCACCTGGCAACatatataacataggcctacccattatgcATTTCTCACCTGGCAACatatataacataggcctacccattatgcATTTCTCACCTGGCAACatatataacataggcctacccattatgcATTTCTCACCTGGCAAcatatataatataggcctacccattatgcATTTCTCACCTGGCAACATATATAANATAGGCCTACTGCACATGATGCATTTCTCACCTGGCAACATATATAATATAGGCCTGCTGCACATTGTGTATTTCTCACCtggcaacatatacagtataccctgcACATGATGTATTTCTCACCTGGCAACATAGATAACATAGGCCTGCTGCACATTATGTATTTCTCACCTGgcaacatatatacagtataccctgcACATGATGTATTTCTCACCTGGCAACatatataacataggcctacccattatgcATTTCTCACCTGGCAAcatatataatataggcctagccATTATGTATTTCTCACCTGGCAACATATATATACCCTGCATATTGTGTATTTCTCACCTGGCAACATATATACCCTGCACATGATGTATTTCTCACCTggcaacatatgaagagttcagatgcaagtgccctgagtgccttttcagaaattaatttttatttaatacaaatatatcaaaattgcatattcttttattttatttatgtaatataactatttctaTGTACAGGTactatcaagtacatgaattactaaaccaacaacagggttctctaaaaatgtagaagtgcaggtcttcagaaatggagttagggggttttgcatctgaactcttcctaTATACCCTTCACATTATGTATTTCTCACCTGGCAACATATAAAACAGAAGCACGTCATGCATTTCTCACCTGGCAACATCTATAACAGAAGCACGTTATGTATTTCTCACCTGGCAACATCTATGACAGAAGCACGTTATGTATTTCTCACCTGGCAACATCTATAACAGAAGCACGTTATGTATTTCTCACCTGGCAACATCTATAACAGAAGCACGTTATGTATTTCTCACCTGGCAACATCTATACCAGAAGCACATTATGTATTTCTCACCTGGCAACATCTATACCAGAAGCATGTTATGCATTTCTCACCCGGCAACATCTATAACAGAAGCACGTTATGTATTTCTCACCTGGCAACATATAAAACAGAAGCACATTATGTATTTCTCACCTTTGCGAGCCTTCTCGATGGATTTCAGTTTCTCCTTGGCTTGGTACACCGCTGtggcctacaacacacacacacacacacacacacacacacacacacacacacacacacacattatacacacacacacattatataagcacgcacgcacacacaaccagacacgaTCAAACAACAATTATAGAGAGAAACTCAttgatgtacgcacacacacaccagggatggaaataagcacccgtccacctgccaatgacgggtgaatttggcctttggcaggtgaaatatgacaacccaccagtcaccttgacgggtgaaatgTTTCTACAGgcgctgaattatacgcagcatccaacatcaaaggtttaagcaaattggtaatgaaactagttattggcatcacaataactgaatttatgtcctctgaaacaaaagtattgatcagaaaatgatcttgcttggcattacaatgtttggaacggttgaatatgaactggtaaaaatggtgactggtaaaaattgtgagtgactggtagattttagaatctatgtgccacagtgactggtggggaaaattgttaagttccacccctgacacacacacacattatatatgcacgcacgcacacacacacacgatcaaacaACAATTATAGAGAGAAACTCattgatgtatgtatgtacgcgtacgcgcacacacacacacacacacacaaacacacacacacacacacacacacacacacacacacacacacattataaacacacacacacacacacattataaacacacacacacacacacacacacacacacacacattataaacacacacacacacacacacacacacacacacacattataaacacacacacacacacaccaatacacactctcactccctcaccaGTATGTGTTCAGCTTCCTTGAGTTGTTTCTGCAGCAGCGTGATGTCATTGTCTCGTTTCTCCATTTCCTTCTGtagtcctctcatctcctcctggaGTCTCCCCTGCTCAACCGCCCTCGCCATCAACATGTGGAACTCACTATCCCTCTGGACAAGCAGAtccaacacctacacacacacacacacacacacacacattatacacacacacacacacacacacacacacacacacacacacacacacatcacacacacacacacacacacacacacacacacacacacacactcgtacgttAGTCTCCCCTGCTCCACCGCCCTCGCCATCAGCATGTGGAACTCACTATCCCTCTGGACAAGCAGATccaacaccttcacacacacattatacacacacacacacattatacacacacacacacacacacacacacacacatcacacacacacacacacatcacacacacacacacacacacacatacatacacacacacacacgtacgttagTCTCCCCTGTTCCACTGCCCTCGCCATCAACATGTGGAACTCACTATCCCTCTGGACAAGCAGATccaacaccttcacacacacacacacacacacacacacattatatacacacacacacacacacacacacacacacacacacacacacacacacgtacgttagTCTCCCCTGCTCCACCGCCCTCGCCATCAACATGTGGAACTCACTGTCCCTCTGGACAAGCAGATccaacaccttcacacacacacacacacacacacacacacacattaaggcacaggtacacacacacacacacacacacacacacacacacacacacacacacacacacaaagtctccccTGCCTGAGCCACTAACacaggggtggggggcgggggggagagagacctACTGGTTAATGTTCATAAtcattcatttattatttattgatatttcacattgctactatcactatgtcagaattgTATTTCAGTAAAGAACAttactgaaaatgcacaacaatacctcctTTTAATATGTGTTCTCTGTATCTCTTCTGATGCCCAGTCTTGccctttatatgtctgtaagggtattgtatacgtactctaggtgtaattagggatgggatatcggtatcggcgtataggtatcgggttcagatatcaacataattcagagatcggaatCAGATCGGAATTTGCCTGCAAATTTGATTTCCGATACTGACTTTGAGCCAGGTGAAATGTTAATTTAAAATCATTACAATCGCATAtttgttttcaggatgggattgttacttttttacttttttcttctGACTTTCTTTTCTGACCATTTAGCCTACTTGGGCCTTCCACAAGttgacacacatgcatatatgtggttttgttattgaatcggagtagtatcggcatcggtagatatccaaatttaggtaTCGGGAtaggatcggaagtgaaaaaatgtgtatcggtgcatccctaggtgtaatgtatgtgtactgtctctaTACTGGCTATGCCCAAGCCTTAAATATGTCTATGtctgggaaagtaagaaacttcatttcaattctttgaatggccagaccagtgcatgtaaagaaattgacaacaaagccgacttgacttgacagtgtggcccttggaggacttgtgcggcccttgggggacttttacagcccttggggTACTTTGAAGAGGCCCTGGaatgaaaaaaggttccccaccccctgcATGAACTTGTGGAACTCAGCATCCCTCagggacctcacacacacacacacacacacacacacacacacacacacacactcactctgtacCTGGTTGTCGTCTCCCGACGGTGGGAGCTTCTGACTTCGTGATAACGCCAGCATCTCAATCAGctccctggaacacacacacgcacgcacacacgcacgcacacacgcacacacatcatcatcatcaacatcacataccggtacacatgtTGTTGTTACACATCTCAATCAGCTCCctggaacacacgcacgcacgcacgcacgcgcacacacacacacacgcacgcacgcacgcacgcacgcacacacgcacacacacacacacacaccatcatcaacatcattATCACATACACATGTTGTTGTTACACATCTCAACCAGCTCCCTGGAACACacagtgtgtcacacacacacacatcatcatcatcatcatcatcatcatcatcaccaccaccaccaccaccaccacatacacatGTTGTTGAATACACATCTTCAGGGCTTTttataggattttttggcattATGGCAGGTTGCGGTGGGTGAAgggggggggtgttccc
The nucleotide sequence above comes from Engraulis encrasicolus isolate BLACKSEA-1 unplaced genomic scaffold, IST_EnEncr_1.0 scaffold_29_np1212, whole genome shotgun sequence. Encoded proteins:
- the med4 gene encoding mediator of RNA polymerase II transcription subunit 4 — protein: MAAAAEKSTKERLLSTLDDLEVLSRELIEMLALSRSQKLPPSGDDNQVLDLLVQRDSEFHMLMARAVEQGRLQEEMRGLQKEMEKRDNDITLLQKQLKEAEHILATAVYQAKEKLKSIEKARKGSISSEEIIKYAHRISASNAVCAPLNWLPGDPRRPYPTDLEMRSGMLGHMSNLPTNGVNGHLPGDSLAAGRLPDILMPQYPWQSSDVSMGMLPPHHGNEFGPGHNKENEDDVENMSTDTSSSSSDSD